In Haemophilus parainfluenzae, one DNA window encodes the following:
- a CDS encoding type II toxin-antitoxin system RelE/ParE family toxin — KFDYSIKWYELAENKLLRQAQYILEQSQNVVIAENFYDAIKSEVDKLSFTADVYRLRKKKEIPILNGKYLVKFLIGRETVYIVDFKSAKQKNY; from the coding sequence TGAAATTTGATTACTCGATCAAATGGTATGAACTAGCAGAAAATAAACTACTGCGGCAAGCACAATACATTCTAGAACAATCTCAAAATGTGGTTATTGCAGAAAATTTTTATGATGCTATCAAGAGTGAGGTTGATAAACTTTCTTTCACGGCAGATGTGTACCGCCTTAGAAAGAAAAAGGAAATCCCCATTCTTAACGGGAAATATCTTGTAAAATTCCTTATTGGTAGAGAAACCGTTTATATCGTAGATTTTAAATCAGCTAAACAAAAAAATTATTAA